The DNA segment ATCCAGAACCCATTCCTCAGGTAGATTACCTGGTTTCAGAATCCACCTATGGTGGCAAGCTCCACAGCACAGAACTCAGCTTAGAGCAAAAACTAATAAATACCATTAATGAATCCTGTATCAAATTTCCAGGCCGACTGATCATTCCTGCTTTTAGTATTGGCAGAACTCAATCCCTGGTTTACGCTTTGAATCAGATTTTCAGTAAGGGTTTACTGCCCCCTGTTAAAATTTTCGTAGATAGTCCGCTCGCAGAATTTGCAACAGACATCTACCGCAGGCACCATGAACTGGTGAATGATGATGCTAAAGAATTTTACAGACAAAAAGGAGATCAATTTGAATTCGAAGAACTCTCCTACGTACATGATAAAAGAGAGAGTTTATCTATTTCAAATTATCATGAGCCTTGTATCATTATTTCTTCTGCAGGGATGCTGGAAGGCGGCAGAATACAGGACCACCTTTATTATAACATACAAAACTATTACTGCACGATCTTATTTATAGGTTACTGTGCAAAGGGGACATTAGGACATCGTCTATTGCGCGGGGATCCTATCGTCAGACTTAGAAACCGTGATTTAATGGTGTATGCAACCATCCAGCAAACCGATCTTTTAAGTGGTCATGGGGATCACAATGATCTGGTCAATATGATAAAACATCAGGACATCACGCAATTAAAACGTGTATTTCTCGTTCATGGTGAAGACAAGAGCACACAAAGCCTGTCAGAAGCCCTTGGCGAAATCGGTTATCAGGTGAGCATTCCGGAAAAGGGAGAAATCTTTGAACTGTAAGGTCGAAAGGGTTCTTCTGCCATTTAATTTCTTTCTAAAAAGTTACAATTGTAGCAAATACTATACAGAAAAATAGACTATTTATCAAAAAAGATATATTTCCTAAATATTCCGTACCATACATTAACCAGCTGATTATTAGCTTATTCTAATTTATTTTCAATCAAAAAGACCTTTGGCAAGATTATTACAAGGAGGTTAGCAGTTCAGCGGAACAGCTGAATGCTCATCTATCTAATTGAAAAGAAAATGAAATCTAACATTACAAAAGCCGCAATGGTAGTTGCCCTATTGGGAGTATCATCGCAATTATTCGCTCAAGATACAACGCCTGAAACTACAGGTCGTTTTGGAAAAAAAGAATTCCGTACCTGGTCAATCGGTGGCCATGCAGGTGTGTTGAGTTCTAACACCATCTTTAATGGTAACGGACGTGATTTCCAGGCAGCTCAGGAATCTTTGGGTTACGGTGGTTATATCAAAAAACAAATTTTACCTGCTTTAGGTTTACAAGCTGATTTCTTAGCGGGTAAAGTAAAAGGATTAAGAGGTTTAAGTGGTTATGATGCCAACAACAATCCGCTTTACACTGCAAATTCAAGTTTTGAAACAAAATTAGAGTGGTCAGCAGCTTTAACTGCTGTTTATAACCTGGCTAACATTAGCATCAACAGAGAGAATGCAGTTTTGATTCCCTATGTAAAAGCTGGTGCTGGTTACATGTCATCAGGCGCTGATGTAACTACAGGAAGCGTAGTTGACAAACAATCTTACAGAGAAGGATATTTCATCCCGGTAGGTGCTGGTTTCAAACTAGGTATCGCTAAAGGAATTAACTTAGACTTCGGTTACGATGTAAACTTTGTTAAAACTGGCAAATTTGACGGTCTTAACACTGGTAAATTCGATAAATTCTCTTACGGACACGCAGGTTTAGAATTTGCTTTGGGTAGCAAAGAAAAACCACAGCTACAAAATTACAGCTCATTGGCTAACTTACGTAACCAAAGTGCAGAAGAAAGTGCTGACCTAAGAAGAGCTTTATCTACAGCAGAACAAAATGCTAAAAGAGATAAAGAAGCAATGGAAGCTAAATATGCACAGGAAATGGGAGATGACGACGGTGATGGTGTAGCTAACAAATTTGATAAATGTCCAGGTACACCTTCAGGAACTATTGTTGACGGTGCAGGATGTACATTAAAAGCAGCTCCAGCGATCATCAGAGAAAAAATCATCGTTACCGAAGCTGACAAAAAAGTAGTGAACGAAGCGATCAGAGATTTAGAATTTGATTTAGGAAAAGCGACTATCCGTGCTAAATCTTACCCTACATTAAACCGTGTTGCTGCGCTATTGGTAGAGAAAAACTTCAGCTTAAAATTAGCTGGTCACACAGATAACACTGGTTCAATGGCTTTAAACTTACGTTTATCGAAAGAAAGAGCGGAATCAATCAAAGCTTATTTAGTATCACAAGGTGCAAATGCTTCACGTATCGAAGCTACAGGTTACGGACCTAACCAACCAATCGCAACTAACAAAACTGCTGCTGGTCGTCAGAAAAACCGTAGAGTTGAATTTAGTTTGTTCTAGTTTAATCAATTAATAATGAAAGGCCGGCAAGAAATTGCTGGCTTTTTTTATGCCCTGAACTCCCGGATACCCCAGAAACAGATGAGCTTAATTCATGAGAAAGCTGAGGAAGATTATCCTGTTACAAAGAATCAGGCTCCCGCTCCGGCAGATCAATCCCCCTGACTTCCATACTGGCACTCTCAGGATATAAATAAACAGACAAGCGCATCTTTTCTGCATCCACCTGATCGATGGCACTACACACACTATATTCTTCTACCACATAATTTGCCTGAATACGGTATTCATTCGTTCCCAGTTCCTCCAGACTCCCTTCTTCGAAAGTTAGCTTTCTTACCTTTTCTCTGAAATGATAGCCTTGCAGCATGATCTCCAGCTTTTCCCTACCTGCGATCAAAGTAAGAAGGACCGCAGCATTCCGGTCTATTGTCAATAAGGATTTGTTTTCGTCAGTAAGACCAAGTATAACGGAATGTCGCATGGAAAATAATTTTGCTAAAACTAAACTTAAAAAGCAAGATTACAAAGAAGCAGAAAGCACCTATTCAATCTCAAAGTATCAGGTACTAAAACAGATAACCTCCACAAAAAAGCCTGAACAGCATTACACTGTTCAGGCCTTTTCCGCATCAAACCGCCAAAATTACTTTGGTTCATTGATGGCTTCTTTCTCTTTAGGAGCGAAAATCAATGAAGCGATCACCGATAGAATCAGCACCCCTCCTACTATAGATAAAGATAGTGGAGAAGAGATGTGATAAACCGGTGCGATCACCATTTTCACTCCAATAAATGCCAGGATAATTGCCAATCCGTATTTCAGTAAGCTGAACATGTGGATGAAATTGGCCAAAAGGAAATATAAAGCCCTTAAACCCAAAATGGCAAAAATATTAGAAGTATATAAAATCAGCGGATCATCCGGCGCAATCGCGAAAATCGCCGGGATGGAATCTACCGCAAAAATTAAATCCGTGAACTCAATTACCGCCACCACAACCAATAATGGCGTAGCGACCTTAATACCATTCTCCACGGTAAAGAATTTAGCGCCGTCAAACTCTTTACTAACTTTAAAGAACTTATAAACCAAACGTGCACCTGCACTTTGGCTAAAGTCTTTTTCCTCATCATCGTCATCACTTGCAACCCATGATTTGATACCTGCATAGATCAGGAACACCCCAAAAACGGACAAGATGACGTTAATCTTCACCAGATGCCCCAATACCATCATTTCGGGAAGGTAAGTCAGGTTAATCAATCCTACACCCGCAAAGATGAAAATCGCACGGAACAGCAAGGCACCGATAATCCCCCAGAAAAGCACTTTATGGTGCAACTCCTTGGGCACTTTAAAGAATCCAAAAACCAGGATAAACACAAAGAGGTTATCAACTGATAAAGCTTTTTCAATCCAGTAAGCTGATTGAAACTGGGTGAATTTTTCAAATCCGGAGGTCGCATAAATTACACCACTGAAAGCCATGGACAATGTGATCCATACAATAGACCAGATTGCCGCCTCTTTGCTTGATACCGCATGCACCTTCTTATTAAAAACGCCCAAATCCAACAGCAACATCACGAGGATCAGCACTGCGAACCCGATGAGTACACCGGGGTGATTAATCAAATTATTATCCATTTTTTACTTTATAGTTTTAATTTACTTGTATTTGCTTTAAAAATGCTAAAAAAGATCGGTTTTAAGCATTGCTTTTAAAATATTTGCCTGCACATCGAAGTTATTCAGATGGTCAAGGAAATTGATGTCTGATATTTTCAGGTAGTTTTCCTCCAAAAGGTCAATAATTTCTTTAGGAATATAGGATTTTAGCGCCGCAGCACTGCTTTCCAGCTTATCGTTCTTATAGGAAAGCTCCTGAATGATCTTTTCCTTTTCTGAGAGATTCGTTGTCCAGTCTACGTCCTTCAGCACATTTAAATCGCAGAACAGAAACAGGTTCCTGCTGGGAAAGAAAAGAAAATGGCGGTCTATATCTAAAAATTTATACACCTCAATAATCAGCTGTCCCGACTTTAACCCATAGAAAAACTCCGTTTTAAAATCATACTTACACAACAACCCCATTAGTTTCTTTTGAATGCTTGCATTCACATCTATATACATGTCTTTGGGATCGAAATCGATCAGCTGACTGAGCTGTTCCGGACTGATGTGGTAGAAGAAATCTTTGGCATACCTGGAGCTAAAGGAATTGATGTTTTTTGAAAAGGGAAATTCGGTACTCAGTTCGGATAAAACCTGGAACAACTTTCTTAAAGATAAATTGATCTTCAGGGTTTGTTTCTGTTTATCCAGTTTAAAATTCTTATCCGTAAACACGGTATTGTTCATCCGCTCCATCAATTCCTCATTCAGATGAATTTCATCGTAAAGCAGACTTACATTCTTTTCATTGTTTTTCTTAATTTTTCTGAGCAGCTCAATGACACTGGAGGTAAACTGAACATGAAACAGCTCCAGTTTATCGATATCCAGATCTTCATTGTTTTCAAACAGCTGATGGATCACCTGACTGCGCAGATATATTTTATACACGGATTCCTCCTCAAAGAACACAGAGAGCAGCTGTAAACGGCTGATCTCTGTGCGGGATTCCTTTAAAATATAAACACGGCGTTCATCCATTGATTAATTTTAATTAACGCGGGTAACGTTTTTCTTCAGTTCTGCTTCCAGGGTTTTCAATTCCCCATCCAGCACCCTTCTGCTTTGGTTACCTTCTTCATGAATTTTCTTCACCTCATTCAATGTTTCGATCAACGAATTGGTCGTCATTTTCAAGGTTTCAAGAGACACTACGGTTTTCTCATTTTCCTTAGCCACATCAATGCTGTTTTGTTTCAGCATTTCCGCATTTTTCTGTAAAATGGTATTCGTGGTATCTGATATTTTTTTCTGCATTTCCACATTGGCTTTTTGCCTTTGCAGTGCCACAGCAATTGTCAATTGGTTTTTCCATACCGGGATCGTAGTAGACACAATCGACTGTGCTTTTTCAGCAATAGAAGTATTGTTGTTCTGTACCACCCTGATCTGAGCCAGCGACTGCAGCATGATAAAGCGAACAATTTTCATGTCTGCCAGTCTCTTGTCCAGCCGGCTAAGGAAATCTCTTAAATCCGCAATTTCATAATCCTGATAATCTGCAGGTCTGCCTTCCATCTCCGCCAGCTTTACACTCAATTCGTTGTATTTCAGCTGTCCTGAGATGATCAGTTCTTCCATTTGATGAATATACGAGACATTGCTGTCAAACATCGTCTGAAGTGAGCTGTTGTCTTTGATAGAGTTCAAACGGCCTGCCTTGATCTTATTAGTGATCTTGTCAATGTTATTCACCACGACATCATACTTCTGGAAGAGTTTTTTAACGTCCACCACCAGGTTTTTCAGAAATGGTATTTTTGAAATGAAAGATTTAAAACCACCTTGTTCCAATTCAGAAACATCGATATAATTCAGTTCCGTCAGCAATTCGTTGATTAATCCACCAACTTCACCACTGTTATAGGTTCTTACAGACGATAAAAAATCATTACTGTATTTCTCCATAGAGTTCTGTGCCTCCACCCCATAATTCAGGATAGAGTTCACATCCGAAGGCTCCAATGACTTGTTCAGTTCATTGTATTTTCTGCTCTCTTCAGGGGTAATCGTGGTTAAATCAACATTTCCGTCCTTATCCAGTTTTACAGGCGTAAGGTTTTGGGTATTACTTGGGTTTGTTTCCATAATTTAATAAAATGATCATCAACCTTTAGAGCCTATAAATAGCTTTGTGTTACGGTATTTACCGTTTCTTCTAATTTTTTATCTTTTGTAGGTTCTCCGATCGCATTGAATTTCCATTCTCCGTTTCTCTTATAGAAGACACCCATCACCATAGAAACATGGCCTGCAAAGTTAGCACCGTTTGCAATGTCGTAAGTGGCAAACACTTCATTTACACGCTTAGGGGTTCCTTCATAAATGCGGATTGAAGCAAAAGGAATTGTTCCAAAATCATGACCTCTGAAGCTGTTCAAGACGAAAGCCACATAGTTAACCGCAGGGTTAAGCTGAGAGAAATCTAAAGTGATTACCTCATTGTCCAGACCGTCATCACCGCCCATATCGCCAGTTAAATCATCACCACTGTGTTTTACCGCACCGTCTTTAGATTTTAAACTGGCAAAATAAACCACGTCCAGCAGTTGCTTGCTGTCGTTGTATAAAGCACAGCTCGCATCTAAATCCACTGCTTCTTTATTTTTACCAAAACCAAACATGCCTTTTTTCTCAATGGCACCCCAGTTAATTCCTACACAAATATTTTGAAGTTTACTTCCGTTACTTTTTTCAAGACTGATACGTTGTCCTTTTTGCAGATTGATTGCCATAATTTCCTATTGATATTTGTTTAAATAATCTTGTAAACCACCTTTCATTCCCATTCCTACCGCTTCGAATTTCCATTTGTCTTCACGTTTATAGATTCTTCCGAATTCAACAGCCGTTTCGATGGAGAAATCCTCTTCCAGCTCATACTTTAAGATCACTTCATTGCTTGAAGCATCAAAAATACGAACAAAAGAGTTTCTAACCTGTCCAAAATTCTGTCTTCTGGCTTCTGCATCATGAATCGTTACCACAATACAAATTTCCGCAACTTTTGGATCTATATTGGTCAGGTCAATTTTGATTTGCTCATCATCACCATCACCATCTCCCGTTAGGTTATCGCCGGAATGCTCTACTGCTCCGTCAGGTGATTTCAGGTTATTGTAAAATACCAGGTGCTGATCTGACACTAATTTTTTCTGATCATCTAATATAAAAATAGAAGCATCTAAATCGAATGCGGTGCCTGTAGAAGAGCTATTGGTATCCCAGCCCAGACCGATTGAAAATTTAGGGGCATTAATGTTTTCTCTTTGCCCTTTTTGCAAGTTAATCGCCATATTAAATCAATTTATAATTGTTATTATGTATGTAGTTCTTTAAGTAATTCAAATTTTCTGAATAGGATTCTATCGTATGGTAGCTGTTGCCTAACGACAGGTCGTATAGATTATTGATAAAATCTGTACTCTGACGCTCCAAAAAGATAGAAAAACTATTAAAATCGCAATTTAGGATATATTTAACAATCCGCGTATTTATACAGAAATTTCCTCCCTGAATAATTTCTTCCAGGTCAAAAATAGATTTCACCTGATGATAATTCAAATGATTCTCTACATTAGGATGGATTTCTTTGTTCATCAGCTCTGCAAAATACAGCATATGAATGTCGTTCTTCAAGCCATATTCCTTCACCATTTTCAGGATCATGCGTTCATGACTGCCGGTAATCTTTATGTCGTCCAGAAAAAGCAGCGTTTTACCCTCCAGAAAATCTTTATCAATATGAAAAGAGTCATTTCCGATCAGGGTCATGCGGTCTTCTGCACTCAGTGCTCCGTAATCTTCTTTATAAGTGATCGTCCGGTGGACTTTTGCTTCCTGAACAACCAGTCCTCCATGTTCTACCAACCACCTGTTCAACTGCGAAACGAAATAATTTTTCATCGCAAAAGTTGCCGTTGGAATAAAGCAATAAGGGCTGGAAATGACCACAATCTGTCCCGTAATAAAATTTTCGGTCAGGTAATACCGGATAAATCCATCCGCAAGGTCTTTACCAAATGACCTGGCCACCTGCTCATCACCGAACTTAAACCGGCTGTAATCGTCGGCTTCAAATCCAAAATGATCCGTGTTGTGGATTTTATGTAAAGAATAGGTGTATGGTATCATGAAAGTAAGTGTGAAATGGACAGATGATTTGAATTGATGAGTAAGCTGTTGATGCCAATGGCTTCAGCCCCTCTGACATCCGCAATTGGATTATCTCCAATATGGATGATTTGTTTCAGTTCTATTTGTGGGTGTTTTTTCTGATCAATAGTATCCAGCATCAGCTGAAAAAATTCGCGGTTCGGTTTGGACAGACGGAATTCATCCGAATACAACTGAAAATCTAACAGGCTATCCAAGTTCAAATGTTTTAATACTTTTCTTAATGTTTTTCCCTTAATGAATCCGGTATTGCTTAAAATACTTACCGTACTTAAATCAGATTCCCTTAACCGACTCAATACGTCAATACATTCTGAACAATATAACAGGGGCATATGTTTTAATAATAATGCTTCCATTTCTAAATATAATCCTTCAACATCGATGTCCTGGAAAGCGGTAGAGTAGTCATTAATGATGCTGATCACCATGAGGTACATTTCATCCGCATCGATATTCTTTCCGGTTTTTTCGTTGATGGCATTCACCATCAGGTCTACCTGCCTAAAGACCAAAGCAACTTCTTCTATCGTTTTTTTTGTGGCATTAAAATTCGCATGAAAGTATTTCGTTCTTTCAATTTTAAAGGCTGGATCTGACTTGATTAAAGTTAACCAAAGATCAAAGGAATAGTGTTTATAAAAAGGCATCTTAAAGGGGATATTTTCCAGTCTGATTTATTTAGGACTATAATGTTACAAATTTTGGACTGTAGTTGGAAATTAAATTTACCAAGCTGAGAATAAACACAGTCTGGCATTTCTTCTCTTTTGCAATGATTATTTCAGCTTATCCAGTGGGTTTCTGCGGTTTGAGCCTGTGTTTTTATATTTACTGGGCGTCATGCCGGTCAGGGATTTAAATTGAGCCGATAAATGTGCGCTACTGCTGTATCCCATCTTGTACGAAATCTCGTTCAGGTTCAGTTCTCCATATTCCAGAAGTTCTTTAACCTTTTCAATTTTCTGTTGAATGATGTATTTTTCAATGGTAATTCCTTCCACATCCGAAAACAGACGGCTTAGATAAGCATAATCTTTGTCCAGGCGGTCGGCAATCAGGTGCATCAGGCTTTCGTTGATCTCATTAAGGTCGGAATAGTGAACAAGTTCAATCACCTTATTTTTAATCTGCTCAACCAGCTGATCTTTTTCTTTATCGATCAGCTCAAAACCAAGGATCTGAAAAGAGGAGGCAATATCCTGAAGCTGGTGTGCATCAGGTTCAGGAGAAACTTCCACCTTTCCCAGCGTAATGTCTTTTACTTCAAAATGGAGGTGCTCCAATTGCTGGCGAACGATCATTACACAACGATCGCAAACCATATTTTTAACATATAACGTCATATTCCCAGGTTCTCTTCAATTAAAAATAACAATTCAAACTACAAAAATAATACCTTTTGCCCCCGCCCAACTTACATAATACTGCGTAAAAGTTATATAATTAGAAGAATGTTGATTTGATGTTATCTTTTTACTTTGAGACCAGAATCCGCACTTCCGGAAAGTACAATCCCTATATTTGCTTCCTCAAATGACAAAACAGAAATACTTCCTCCTGATTCTTCTGCTAGGATCACTCACGGCCCTTGGTCCTTTTTCCATAGACATGTACCTGCCCGGATTTCCCGCGATTGCGAAAGACTTAAATACGACGGTCCTTCGGGTCTCCTTATCCCTTTCCAGTTTTTTTATCGGGATCTCGGCCGGACAACTCCTGTATGGACCATTATTGGATCGTTTCGGACGAAAAAAGCCTTTGTATATCGGACTAAGTGTCTATATCCTTGCTTCCGCAGGATGTGTATTTGCGACCAGTCTTGATGCCCTGATCGCCCTTCGTTTTATGCAGGCGATAGGAAGTTGTGCCGCAGCAGTAGCCTCTATTGCGATGGTGAGAGATTTATTTCCTGTCAAAGAAAATGCAAAGGTCTTTGCTTTACTCATGCTTGTGGTTAGTGTTTCCCCAATGGTGGCACCTACGATTGGCGGATACGTGACCGTTGCCCTGGGATGGCATACGGTATTTATTATCCTGATGGCCCTGGGTCTGTTGAACCTCATTGCCAGCTGGCTTTGGCTTCCCGACAGTTTTCAGCCGGATACCAGCCTTTCTTTAAAGCCCATCCCCATTATTAAAAACTTCCTTTCTGTAGTTAAAGAACCTCAATTTTACACCTATGCCTTCACCGGAGCATTCGCCTTTTCAGGGCTCTTTGCCTATATTTCGGGTTCACCTTTGGTCTTCATCGATATTTTTAAGGTTTCCGAAGAAGGATATGGCTGGATCTTCGCCTTGCTATCTGTAGGATTGATCGGCTCCAGTCAGGTCAACACCCTGATGCTTAGAAAATATAAAAGTGAACAACTGATCCTGGCTGCATTAAGTTGTCAGCTGATCATTGTATTGTTTTTCCTGCTTGGCAGCATCAACCATTGGTTTGGATTAATAGAAACCATTGTTTTGCTCTTTTTATTCCTATGCTGCCTGGGCTTTACCAATCCGAATACTTCGGCTTTATCCCTTGCCCCTTTCAGCAGAAATGCCGGAAGTGCCTCTGCATTGATGGGCGCTGTACAGATGGGATTGGGCGCCTTGGCTTCCTTTGGCGTAAGTATGTTTGACCTTAAATCGGCTGTGCCGATGGTCGCAATCATGACAGGAACTACGATCGTCGCGTTATTGATCTTGTTGATAGGCAGAGGAAATATCAAAGTTCAGGTGCAGGCAGATAAAGATAATGCTATGGTGATTCACTAAATTAGGAACAAAATAAGTAGATATAAAGCATGACAAATGATAGCGGCAAAACTGAGTTTTGGGAATCCAGCTTTATAGAAAAGCAGGAAATGTGGGGCTTTGAGCCCTCAAATTCTGCAATATTGACAAAAGACTTTTTTGTCGAAAAATCAATAAAAAATATACTTATTCCTGGAATTGGATACGGACGGAATGCGCAAATCTTTAAAGACAACGGAATTACGGTAACGGGTATTGAGATCTCAAAAACTGCTATTGAAATGGCGGAAAAACATTACGGCAACGAGATGACGATATATCATGGTTCAGTCACTGATATGCCTTTTGATCAATCCCGGTACGATGGAATTTTTTGCTATGCTTTAATTCATTTATTAGACAGTAACGAAAGGAATAAACTAATCCGTGACTGCTATTCACAGCTATCAGAAAATGGTTACATGGTTTTCACCGCCATTTCGAAAGAAGCTCATACCTATGGAAAAGGCAAGTTTCTTAGTAAGGATCGTTATGAAATATTTGATGGCGTTAACCTGTTTTTCTATGACCGTGCATCAATCCAGGACGAGTTTGGCGAGGCCGGGCTATTTGAAATCATAGAAATTACCGAGAATTTCCCTTTCTTTTTAATCAAATGTAAAAAAAGTAGCAACACCATCTGATATATCTGAATTACTCGTGCATAACAAAGGTCTTTCCTGGGTTCGTAAATCCTTTATTATTTCAGGAACCTCTACCATGAATAAATCAGAAATACCAATTATTTCTTTAAACATATAAATTATAGCTGTTCTACTTCTTCGATGGAAAGGCCGGTGCTTTTAGCAATTAACTCAACTGACACACCTTCTTTTTTGAGATTTATAGCGATTTCTAATTTCCCCTCTAACTTTCCTTCTAACTTCCCTTCTAATCTCGCTTGTTCAGCTGCCTTTTTCTCCGCGTAACGAATACCGGCATTCCAATCAGATTTTGCTTTCACATCCGAGTGGTACAATTCACGTTCTTCTTCGGTCATTTTTATCATTTCCGCAGTTCTAAATATTTTTTGGGATATGAATTATAGCTGTTCTACTTCTTCGATGGAAAGGCCGGTGCTTTTAGCAATTAATTCAACTGACACACCTTCTTTTTTGAGATTTATAGCGATTTCTAATTTCCCCTCTAACTTTCCTTCTAACTTCCCTTCTAACTTCCCCTCTAATCTCGCCTGTTCAGCTGCCTTTTTCTCCGCGTAACGAATACCGGCATTCCAATCAGATTTTGCTTTCACATCCGAGTGGTACAATTCACGTTCTTCTTTGGTCATTTTACTCATTTCTGCAATTTTAAATATTTTTTGAAATATCCTTTTGTCCAGAAAATCAGGAATTTTATCCAAACGACTCAGGTTCTTTAAAAGATAGAACCATTTATCCAGATCTGTTATCAGTTCGCTTTCCTTTTTATCAAAATTAGGCAATTCTAAGAACTTGTAACCCATCCCTTTGTAAAAAATCTTTCCGGTATCCCTGTTTATCAGGGCAATGTTGTGCAGGTAATTGCTGTTGATTTTGTTAAACTGGAACTCCATAATACCAATCAGGTAAACTTCCTTAAGCGGTACATCCCAATTGGACGTTCCTCTTGGCAATTGGGCGCTGATCAATCTCGACATGTAAAAAACGCATCTGTCCTTAAAAAACTCCTGATCTGTTCGCTGCATTTCTATGATGAAGACTTCTCCATCAGCACCTGTACAAGTCAAATCAAAGAGTACTTTTTTCTCTTTCGCATCTTCACCAGCATGTTCGGTAGGGCTATAAGTGATATCCGCAATTATTTTTTCGCCTTCAAATAAGGCATTTAAAAAATCAATCATGATGTCTTTGTCGGGCTCATTACCAAAAATGTGTTTGAACCCATAATCGGTAAGCGGATCAATGTAACGGCTAGCTATTCTTGTCATTATGTTCAGTTAAAATGAACACAAAATACGACAGATCAAACCGAAAAACCTGAGAATCCAAAACAAAGTTTTCTAGTACAAAAATCTGAATTTCAAGGCTTTGCCTTGAAATATTAAGCCTTAATTATACCCTCAATATTCTTTATTTTTCTATTACCCTAAAACCGGGTCTTTTATCCAGTGCGTATTGAATATTCAAGTTGATCACGCCTTGCTTTTTATTGACCTGTACTTTCTCCAACATATTTAGTGAGCTCTCATCTAAATTTAAAATATTGTCATCGTTAACCTTAATCTCTGTCATCAGGTAGAGCTGCTCGTCTTCAGATACATTCGCTTGAATATCCTGGTCATTGAAGTGCCAGTTTCTCATGGAGGAATTCTCGATAATGGAATACATTGATGCTTTATTAAAATTGATTAATTCAGCAATTCTTTCCGGTTCTCTGGAACCCCTGTTTAACTTGCAAAGTGATACTTTAATTTCTTCTGGCAAAAAGACAACGTCTTTAGGCAATTGGCTTGCAAGATTAAGCATGATCGCCACCTGAGGTTCTGCAACCAGTGCCCGACACATCGTTTCACTGATTACAATATCAATTACAGACGAGGGAACATCCCATAATGAAGCATCACATTGATGAATGTTTTTAACATAAGCATGCAAATCGAACAAGTCGATCACCTTTTCTAATACCTCGATACTTTCAGGATTAATCTCCAGAAATGTAAATTGTACCTCTTCCGGCCTGAGCATCATCATAATCGGTAATGCGAGTGTTGCAAATGGGCCAGATCCAGCATATAGAAC comes from the Pedobacter sp. FW305-3-2-15-E-R2A2 genome and includes:
- a CDS encoding phosphoribosyltransferase family protein, producing the protein MIPYTYSLHKIHNTDHFGFEADDYSRFKFGDEQVARSFGKDLADGFIRYYLTENFITGQIVVISSPYCFIPTATFAMKNYFVSQLNRWLVEHGGLVVQEAKVHRTITYKEDYGALSAEDRMTLIGNDSFHIDKDFLEGKTLLFLDDIKITGSHERMILKMVKEYGLKNDIHMLYFAELMNKEIHPNVENHLNYHQVKSIFDLEEIIQGGNFCINTRIVKYILNCDFNSFSIFLERQSTDFINNLYDLSLGNSYHTIESYSENLNYLKNYIHNNNYKLI
- a CDS encoding HAD family hydrolase, producing MPFYKHYSFDLWLTLIKSDPAFKIERTKYFHANFNATKKTIEEVALVFRQVDLMVNAINEKTGKNIDADEMYLMVISIINDYSTAFQDIDVEGLYLEMEALLLKHMPLLYCSECIDVLSRLRESDLSTVSILSNTGFIKGKTLRKVLKHLNLDSLLDFQLYSDEFRLSKPNREFFQLMLDTIDQKKHPQIELKQIIHIGDNPIADVRGAEAIGINSLLINSNHLSISHLLS
- a CDS encoding AraC family transcriptional regulator — encoded protein: MTLYVKNMVCDRCVMIVRQQLEHLHFEVKDITLGKVEVSPEPDAHQLQDIASSFQILGFELIDKEKDQLVEQIKNKVIELVHYSDLNEINESLMHLIADRLDKDYAYLSRLFSDVEGITIEKYIIQQKIEKVKELLEYGELNLNEISYKMGYSSSAHLSAQFKSLTGMTPSKYKNTGSNRRNPLDKLK
- a CDS encoding multidrug effflux MFS transporter, encoding MTKQKYFLLILLLGSLTALGPFSIDMYLPGFPAIAKDLNTTVLRVSLSLSSFFIGISAGQLLYGPLLDRFGRKKPLYIGLSVYILASAGCVFATSLDALIALRFMQAIGSCAAAVASIAMVRDLFPVKENAKVFALLMLVVSVSPMVAPTIGGYVTVALGWHTVFIILMALGLLNLIASWLWLPDSFQPDTSLSLKPIPIIKNFLSVVKEPQFYTYAFTGAFAFSGLFAYISGSPLVFIDIFKVSEEGYGWIFALLSVGLIGSSQVNTLMLRKYKSEQLILAALSCQLIIVLFFLLGSINHWFGLIETIVLLFLFLCCLGFTNPNTSALSLAPFSRNAGSASALMGAVQMGLGALASFGVSMFDLKSAVPMVAIMTGTTIVALLILLIGRGNIKVQVQADKDNAMVIH
- a CDS encoding class I SAM-dependent methyltransferase; the protein is MTNDSGKTEFWESSFIEKQEMWGFEPSNSAILTKDFFVEKSIKNILIPGIGYGRNAQIFKDNGITVTGIEISKTAIEMAEKHYGNEMTIYHGSVTDMPFDQSRYDGIFCYALIHLLDSNERNKLIRDCYSQLSENGYMVFTAISKEAHTYGKGKFLSKDRYEIFDGVNLFFYDRASIQDEFGEAGLFEIIEITENFPFFLIKCKKSSNTI
- a CDS encoding Rpn family recombination-promoting nuclease/putative transposase gives rise to the protein MTRIASRYIDPLTDYGFKHIFGNEPDKDIMIDFLNALFEGEKIIADITYSPTEHAGEDAKEKKVLFDLTCTGADGEVFIIEMQRTDQEFFKDRCVFYMSRLISAQLPRGTSNWDVPLKEVYLIGIMEFQFNKINSNYLHNIALINRDTGKIFYKGMGYKFLELPNFDKKESELITDLDKWFYLLKNLSRLDKIPDFLDKRIFQKIFKIAEMSKMTKEERELYHSDVKAKSDWNAGIRYAEKKAAEQARLEGKLEGKLEGKLEGKLEIAINLKKEGVSVELIAKSTGLSIEEVEQL